CCGGAGCCACTGACGATGCGCCTCGTCTGGGCGGACGCAGCGGCCCGACTTTCATGCCTCGGCTCTCACAGTGCTGGTGGGCTCTATTGCCTCCCCCCTCGGTCGTCCCATGACTGCGGCGGGGGACGGGCCTGCTCCAGCAGTCAGCCGGGGTCTACGCCTGCTGGCGGCCACGGATGGTCCGCGCACGGTGCCTCCCTCGGAGGCCGCGCACGTCGACGCAGCGCTACTAAGGACAGAGTTGGGGGCCTCCGAGGTGGCAGACGATGTCGAACATGTCGGCCATGGAGGGCCGACCACCTGTCCGGTCGGTGGAGCCGGCGTCCACTCCAGCAGCGGACACCTCCTCAACGTCGACAGCTCCGTGCGCCGCACCTACTGTCGGCAAGCCGGAGGGCCTGGTGCAGCCTGCTGATGCCCAGACGCCCATTGCTGCTGTCGCGGATCGGTATGATGCGATGCGACCCAGGATGACACTGACGTCGGGCAAGTGCCATCACTCTGCCGCTGCAGGAAAGTCTTTTACCGACGCTCCCTCGTCCGCGAGCCCGGCGTAGGGAGCCTGAGAGCTTGATCCTGTGCTCCGCGATCCTAATCCCGACAAACAAGCGAAGCATGTGCTAGTGCTACAGTGCTTGTCAACAAATGGGAGGAGCGCAACCGGCGGACTTTCGATCGCTGTTCTGTGTCTCCGCGCGGCCACGGCCATACTCGACGAGGCAGCCGCTGCGGGCTACGGCTGCCTGGCACTGCTCACAGTCACAGGGCTTCTAGATTGAAGCGCCACGCTCGCTCTCGCCAACGTCGCGCAATGGTTCTTCCTTTAGTACACGTACCGAACCTACTCCGCCAGTCGGTGCCTTGTGTTTAGTGTTCACTCCAAGATGCGTTTGGCCCCTCGCCACACTGCATCCTGGAGCCTGTAAAATTCCTACTTCTACATAATTAATGAAGAACGTGCAATGCAcgttttcgaaaaaaaatatatgatgGAGGAGAGATAAGTTCAGCTGTTATGTCATTCTAGAGTTGCAGGGGTAACATGTGCTCTGTTATTGGAGtaaaataattatgaaacaTTAGGACAAAATGGCCTActtctaggggtggtaaagggccctcCAATTTAGCCTAGCAAATTTAAGGATAGGGCTGGATAAGGGCAGGGCTAAAATTATATTCATTTTTGAGCTAAAATTGATTAGGACTCAAATTAATTTGTGAAGGAAGCAAAAGGGCCCGGCCCGTTACCACCCCTGGCTATTTCAAGCGAGATAAAAGTGTAGTAGCAGCCCAAGACGAGCCTCTGATTTGTATGCTGATAATTTCAGTTAGCATCAGATCCCACTCTCTGTTACTTTTCACACGctacaaacataaataacacATTAGAATGCAGTTTATATAATAACTAGACGGTGGGCGCGCATTTGTGCGCCGAGTCGGGTGGATGGATGTAGATGTTGTACGAGTTGTTTGATCTGGAGGTAAAATAGAACGCATGTACAGATGGAGTTATGTCGTGGATAGCATATCATAAAAATATTGTGATCTGTACATGGAGGTACTTATAAATATTGACACTACATTACATATTACACTGGTTAATAATTATACAGGGTTGATTTGTATTACACAATATCAGCTGGATAGGCGGGTGCACATTTGCGCGCCGAGCTGGGTTGCTGGATGTAGATTTACATGATGTGCGCAGTTCTTTGATTGGGGAGTAAAATAAAGTGGATGGTCAGATGAAATCATAACGCAGAAAGCATAGTCATATAGATAGTATGGTCTGTACATGGAGGTGGCTACAAATATTTACATTACATTAGATACCATACTGGTGATTATAAAGTCTAATAGTTTGATAATTATACAAGGTAGGTATAGAACTGAATGGACTGATATTAGGGAAGATTAGTTGGAAGTGCACTGGAAGCTGTGTTGGTCCTTGAGGTGGATGCATCACCAATGGTTACAGCCATCTGTTGATATTCAAAAGTTTGGACTGAGATGGTAAGCCAATCATGCAAAAAGGATGGTCAATATCAGTCCAATCATGCGCCTGATGTGATCAATATAATCTAAGCTGAATCTAAGCTGGCAAAAAGGATTGATTGGTCAACCAACGCACCATGAGTACTGTCTCCTTGATGCGGCCCTGACGTCCATGTTTTGTCCACAACTCAACAGGCTGCAAAATAACATTGTTATTAGCATTGAACATGAATAGATACGTCAATGGCAAAATGGCACATATATACTTGCCTTGAACCATTTTACATCGTCAGAATTGTGGAACATGTACCGCACGATTGCTTTCAGTTTTGAGACTCTGGATACCTGCATAATAACATGTCAAATGTGCCCCTATATTAGCTGAGATATAAATGAGAGCCTTAAAGGCGAAATAATCTGTGTCCATAAACTGGAAAACTCAGCAGAACAAGATTTGAAAATATAGCAGTGATTGTGTACAGGTAGAAAACCAAACCCctcctacaaaaaataaaagaacaCAGAATTTGCATAGGTAACTGCGTTGTAAAGATGGATGAACCCAAGCTTACCCAGTCAaaatgaggaatgttgagtactctatcctgcttgtgatgagtgaattgtcaaccgtgcggtgtgatcgtgcgcttggtctttggattgcaggtacatgggcgtcgagtgtcgacggagagctgccgtggaggagctcaggccgggtggcagctgtggcgtccactactggatcgagggcgcaagcgacgacggaaggcgggtttcttggtttgcgccacaaaaccaaggaggcggacagcggttgaagacgccgagtcgtggaggcacgggtgtcggtctcgggactggcggaggcgacgggcgtcgatggcgtctagggcctcgctgcgggcgaggaggtgacgggcgtcgggcgatgtctagggccgtcagaaggccgaggcgggaacggcgtctagggccacggcgtggaggcgggaatcttcccgcgcgtgaagttttggcggttttctcaaaaccggccacctacccgggtttcgcggaccctccaaaaccgcggaccggatctttgTCAATGTGGAGGCATCGCAGGGAAGACTTCgggtcgaagaaagaaactccaccATTGATTGAGGACATGTAcagggctgctgcagacccgaccggtctgaccggtcccttggaccggtctgaccggtctagccgcagcagctgggtatTTAAGTCCCCCTCACCTGTTCGTGGgggttgagtctcttgagtcttttctttctcttcatTTTTCCTTCTTCCTGCCCCTGCTCTAgtttagggccaaggactccaacgcaaaagagggttagattatagctaatctctccaatctagagggtggatgatgggcggatggctctagctttgtataggtgaattccactgaaattcatgaatgaaatcttgttgagatcatctatgtgtgctgagtattcgtcctccccttcctctcttgtgtttttgacttgatttctctCTTTTGGATGATTAATGTTTAGAGGAATTGAGCCCTTGGATTCGTGTTTTGCCGGACTCTTTGTGATGATTCCTATGCAtgtagcctagtgccaaaccccctggaatcgcgagttcACACGAATTGAaggttttgtgttcttgagaaaaccccaatccactttgatctttTCCCGAATTCTCGAGATCCTTCAATCTTTTGGGTGAggtctcttggggatatgttcacgggaccagtgtgaaggtatcctccaagcTTTGCtgaatttggacttcgtttgctcgagatttgcctTTTGAAGCTTTGGTTGCGGGCTGTCtggaagggaccggtctgaccggtctcggaaaccggtctgaccggtctggatttttgaattccagaccgactggtctgaccggtctgtgctagcggtcagaccggtctgactcagcAGTGTTGCTGTTTGGGGAGTTTTTCAATTTTGCTTCTGCGAAGTTTTCTAGGGTGTGCTGCTGCGTGATAGCTTGTCCATAGTTATTCTCACATACCCTAGGTggagggcttgcggtgattttgggatataggtcgacggatcgatttcgagagaaattttgatcggctcctattcacccccctcccctctggtcgccagtttcggtccctcaattggtatcagagcttggttgatgttttcagtaccttaaccgattcgaaaaccacttggcgaccatggcgagtcttggaaagatcccggtgtttttcggcgaggactatgcctactggaaggttcgcatgagagccttcttgcagagcatgggagccgaggtctggaatattaccaagaaccaggcttacgtggtgcttgccgctcgggtcactcctcttcaagtgactgagcacgaggctaacgccaaggctgtcaatgccttgttcgctggcgtttctcgtgcggagttctcacgcatccagggttttcaggaagctcacaagatttggacgtgccttgagaactaccacgagggcacacctcaggtcaaggccagactgttcgagactcaccggcgtgaatacgagaacttcacac
This portion of the Panicum virgatum strain AP13 chromosome 2N, P.virgatum_v5, whole genome shotgun sequence genome encodes:
- the LOC120660790 gene encoding uncharacterized protein LOC120660790 isoform X2 produces the protein MPSMLKKQSIYAQDFALSSVQVSELGSNTIKLRCGFLPSASAATRPSQVIYKRWMIRFSKKCGSRSDHSEENCFDWVSRVSKLKAIVRYMFHNSDDVKWFKPVELWTKHGRQGRIKETVLMMAVTIGDASTSRTNTASSALPTNLP